Proteins encoded together in one Anticarsia gemmatalis isolate Benzon Research Colony breed Stoneville strain chromosome 1, ilAntGemm2 primary, whole genome shotgun sequence window:
- the LOC142985314 gene encoding uncharacterized protein LOC142985314, which translates to MVLSDFLTETRRRWLKAFKLFKRNKSRKNTRNRISPELSRSPSYSGTVDASSDIDIQRFCACRTSLPPLNINDTYENNSYYDSYNSYNSSRIDSLESYGTNESNRSDSAYDSARSSPANARVCYATVTYFNVNDSEDSSSIRTEYTLLDDAEAEQDLDDLDEDERTQNMINESIELVSTL; encoded by the coding sequence GCCTTCAAACTGTTCAAGCGGAACAAGAGCCGAAAGAACACCAGAAACCGCATCTCTCCTGAACTGTCCCGTTCTCCATCTTACAGCGGAACAGTCGACGCAAGTAGCGACATAGACATACAACGTTTTTGCGCTTGCCGTACTTCACTACCTCCGTTAAACATCAACGATACATACGAAAATAACTCTTATTATGACAGTTACAACAGCTATAATAGCTCGAGGATTGATAGTCTTGAAAGCTATGGGACCAATGAATCAAATCGTTCCGATTCTGCGTACGATTCGGCCCGCTCGAGTCCAGCTAATGCGAGGGTATGTTACGCTACGGTAACTTACTTCAATGTGAATGACAGTGAAGATAGTAGCAGCATCAGGACGGAGTACACACTGCTCGATGACGCTGAAGCTGAACAGGACCTCGATGACTTAGATGAAGATGAAAGAACACAGAACATGATTAACGAGAGCATCGAACTCGTTAGCACTTTATGA